A single region of the Lepus europaeus isolate LE1 chromosome 1, mLepTim1.pri, whole genome shotgun sequence genome encodes:
- the LOC133760047 gene encoding mitochondrial chaperone BCS1: MPLSDFIVALKDNPYFGAGFGLVGVGTALALARKGAQLGLVAFRRHYMITLEVPARDRSYAWLLSWLTRHSTRTQHLSVETSYLQHESGRISTKFEFVPSPGNHFIWYRGKWIRVERSREMQMIDLQTGTPWESVTFTALGTDRKVFFNILEEARELALQQEEGKTVMYTAVGSEWRPFGYPRRRRPLSSVVLQQGLADRIVRDVREFIDHPQWYTDRGIPYRRGYLLYGPPGCGKSSFITALAGELEHSICLLSLTDPSLSDDRLNHLLSVAPQQSLVLLEDVDAAFLSRDLAAENPVKYQGLGRLTFSGLLNALDGVASTEARIVFMTTNHVDRLDPALIRPGRVDLKEYVGYCSHWQLTQMFQRFYPGQAPSLAETFAERVLKATNQISPAQVQGYFMLHKNDPTGAIHNTETLR; encoded by the exons ATGCCACTCTCAGACTTTATCGTGGCCCTGAAGGACAATCCCtactttggggctggctttgggctggtgGGTGTGGGCACAGCCCTAGCCCTGGCCCGAAAGGGTGCCCAACTGGGCCTGGTGGCGTTCCGGCGTCACTACATGATCACGCTGGAAGTCCCTGCTCGAGACAGGAGCTATGCCTGGCTGCTCAGCTGGCTCACCCGCCACAGTACCCGAACTCAGCACCTCAGCGTTGAGACTTCGTACCTTCAGCATGAGAGCGGCCGCATCTCCACCAAGTTTGAATTTGTCCCGAGCCCTGGGAACCACTTCATCTG GTATCGGGGGAAATGGATCCGGGTAGAAAGAAGTCGGGAGATGCAAATGATAGATTTGCAGACGGGGACTCCTTGGGAATCCGTCACCTTCACAGCCCTGGGCACCGACCGCAAGGTTTTCTTCAACATCTTGGAGGAAG CCCGAGAGCTAGCCTTGcagcaggaggaagggaagacGGTGATGTACACAGCTGTGGGCTCCGAATGGCGCCCCTTTGGCTATCCACGCCGCCGCCGGCCCCTGAGCTCTGTAGTTCTACAACAAGGTCTGGCTGACCGAATCGTCAGAGACGTCCGGGAATTCATTGATCACCCCCAGTGGTACACTGACAGAG GCATTCCCTACAGACGTGGCTACCTGCTCTACGGCCCTCCTGGTTGTGGAAAGAGCAGTTTTAT cacagccctggctggggagcTGGAGCATAGCATCTGCCTGCTGAGTCTCACGGACCCCAGCCTCTCGGACGACCGGCTCAACCACCTGCTGAGCGTGGCCCCGCAGCAGAGCCTGGTGCTCCTGGAGGATGTGGACGCGGCCTTCCTCAGCCGGGACCTGGCCGCAGAGA aCCCAGTCAAGTACCAAGGCCTAGGCCGCCTCACCTTCAGCGGGCTTCTCAATGCCTTGGATGGCGTGGCTTCCACTGAGGCACGCATTGTGTTCATGACCACCAACCACGTTGACAG ACTGGACCCTGCCCTCATCCGCCCTGGACGAGTTGACCTGAAGGAGTACGTGGGCTATTGCTCACACTGGCAGCTGACCCAGATGTTCCAGAGGTTCTATCCAGGGCAAGCACCTTCCTTGGCGGAGACCTTTGCAGAACGTGTCCTTAAGGCTACAAACCAGATCAGCCCTGCCCAGGTACAAGGCTACTTCATGCTGCATAAAAACGATCCCACAGGGGCGATCCACAACACTGAGACTCTGAGGTGA
- the RNF25 gene encoding E3 ubiquitin-protein ligase RNF25, whose amino-acid sequence MAASASAAAGEEDWVLPSEVEVLESIYLDELQVIKGSGRSSPWEILITLHPATAEDQDSQYVCFTLVLRVPAQYPYEVPEISIRNPRGLSDEQILKISQALGSVAKAGLGTAILYELIEKGKEILTDNNIPHGQCVICLYGFQEKEAFTKTACYHYFHCHCLARYIQHMEQELKAQGQEQEQDRQHAAAKQTAVGVQCPVCREPLVYDLASLQAAPEPQQPVELYQPSAESLLQQEELKRLYQRQQARGGIIDLKAERNRYFISLQQPPAPLEPESTGEVCRGSSLPGAPATDQSASPAAQPTVPSPLPGATQHVCEKISRARPNQRLGETQKAMLDTPRPSRGPWRQSNRKHLTGGECRAPKGTRDTQELPLPEAALKGPADLKPEPRNQGVEGPPEEKGPGSWQGPPSRRTRDCARWERSRGRTPGSSYPRLPRGQGAYRAGVRQEPVGLESEDGS is encoded by the exons ATGGCGGCGTCAGCGTCGGCAGCTGCAGGGGAGGAGGACTG gGTCCTTCCCTCCGAAGTCGAAGTGTTAGAATCTATCTATCTGGATGAACTACAAGTGATTAAAGGAAGTGGCAG ATCCTCACCATGGGAGATCCTCATCACTCTGCACCCAGCCACCGCGGAGGACCAAGACTCACAATATGTCTGCTTCACGTTGGTGCTGCGCGTGCCAGCACAG TATCCCTATGAAGTGCCAGAGATCTCTATCCGTAACCCCCGAGGGCTGTCAGATGAGCAGATCCTCAA GATCTCACAGGCACTGGGCAgcgtggccaaggctgggctgggcactgcTATTCTCTACGAGCTCATTGAG AAAGGCAAGGAAATTCTCACAGATAACAACATCCCCCATGGCCAGTGTGTCATCTGCCTCTATGGTTTCCAG GAGAAGGAGGCCTTTACCAAAACAGCCTGTTACCACTACTTCCACTGCCACTGCCTGGCTCGCTACATCCAGCACATGGAGCAAGAGCTGAAGGCGcaagggcaggagcaggagcaggatcGGCAGCATGCTGCAGCCAAGCAG ACGGCGGTCGGTGTGCAGTGCCCAGTGTGCAGAGAGCCCCTGGTGTACGATCTGGCTTCCCTGCAGGCAGCCCCTGAACCCCAGCAGCCAGTG GAGCTGTACCAGCCCAGCGCAGAGAGCTTACTGCAGCAAGAGGAGCTCAAGCGGCTCTACCAGCGGCAGCAGGCGCGGGGGGGCATCATTGACCTCAAGGCGGAGCGGAACCGGTACTTCATCAGCCTTCAGCAG cctcctgccccttTGGAGCCAGAGTCAACTGGAGAGGTCTGCAGGGGATCCTCCCTCCCCGGGGCGCCTGCCACAGACCAGTCTGCCTCACCAGCTGCCCAACCCACAGTGCCAAGTCCTCTGCCGGGGGCCACCCAGCACGTGTGTGAAAAGATTTCCAGGGCCAGGCCGAACCAGAGGTTGGGTGAGACCCAAAAAGCCATGCTAGATACCCCCCGGCCCAGTCGGGGCCCCTGGCGACAGTCGAATCGGAAGCACCTGACGGGAGGGGAGTGCCGTGCCCCCAAGGGGACCAGAGACACCCAGGAACTGCCACTTCCTGAGGCAGCCCTCAAGGGACCCGCGGATCTAAAGCCAGAACCCCGTAACCAAGGGGTTGAAGGTCCTCCCGAAGAGAAGGGGCCTGGCAGCTGGCAGGGGCCCCCATCCCGCAGGACTCGGGACTGTGCTCGCTGGGAGCGTTCCAGAGGTCGGACACCAGGCTCTTCGTACCCCCGCCTGCCTCGGGGCCAGGGAGCATACCGTGCTGGCGTTCGGCAGGAACCTGTGGGCCTGGAATCTGAGGATGGGTCCTAG